A region from the Sulfurivermis fontis genome encodes:
- the coaBC gene encoding bifunctional phosphopantothenoylcysteine decarboxylase/phosphopantothenate--cysteine ligase CoaBC → MNGLVNRHILLGVTGGIAAYKAAELVRLLRRAGAEVRVVMTRGATEFVTPLTFQALSGHPVRTELFDAAAEAGMDHIELARWADLILVAPASADFLARLAGGRADDLLATLCLASGAPIAVAPAMNQQMWQAQATQDNVQRLAARGVHLFGPACGEQACGEVGPGRMLEPAELLRLAGELFASGPLAGVRALVTAGPTREAIDPVRFISNRSSGKMGFAVAAALAVAGAEVVLVAGPVALPTPAGVRRIDVESAAEMLAAVEAERFDLLVAAAAVADYRPATVADTKLKKEQAGMTLDMTRNPDILATVSATRPEVFTVGFAAETDDLERYARGKLAQKGLDMIAANWVGAGRGFETEHNALQVFWADGGATLEEAPKTELARQLVALIGARYAAASQT, encoded by the coding sequence ATGAACGGGTTAGTGAACAGACACATACTCCTCGGCGTCACCGGCGGCATCGCCGCCTACAAGGCCGCCGAACTGGTGCGGCTGCTGCGCCGCGCCGGGGCGGAGGTGCGGGTGGTGATGACCCGCGGCGCCACCGAGTTCGTCACCCCACTGACCTTCCAGGCCCTGTCCGGCCATCCGGTGCGCACCGAGCTGTTCGATGCCGCCGCCGAGGCGGGCATGGATCACATCGAACTGGCGCGCTGGGCCGACCTGATCCTGGTGGCCCCGGCCAGCGCCGATTTCCTCGCCCGCCTGGCCGGCGGCCGTGCCGATGACCTGCTCGCCACCCTGTGCCTGGCGAGCGGCGCACCCATCGCCGTGGCCCCGGCCATGAACCAGCAGATGTGGCAGGCGCAGGCGACGCAGGACAACGTGCAGCGCCTGGCGGCCCGCGGTGTGCACCTCTTCGGTCCCGCCTGCGGCGAGCAGGCCTGCGGCGAGGTCGGGCCGGGCCGCATGCTGGAGCCCGCCGAGCTGCTGCGCCTGGCCGGCGAGCTGTTTGCCAGTGGTCCCCTGGCCGGCGTGCGCGCCCTGGTCACCGCCGGCCCGACGCGGGAGGCCATCGATCCGGTGCGCTTCATCAGCAACCGCAGTTCCGGCAAGATGGGCTTCGCCGTGGCCGCGGCGCTGGCGGTGGCCGGCGCGGAGGTTGTTCTGGTGGCCGGTCCCGTGGCCCTGCCCACACCGGCGGGGGTGCGGCGCATCGACGTGGAAAGCGCGGCGGAGATGCTGGCGGCGGTGGAGGCGGAACGGTTCGATCTGCTGGTGGCGGCGGCAGCGGTGGCCGACTACCGCCCCGCCACCGTCGCCGACACGAAGCTAAAGAAGGAACAGGCCGGCATGACGCTGGATATGACGCGCAATCCGGATATCCTGGCAACAGTCAGTGCAACGCGGCCGGAGGTCTTCACCGTGGGCTTTGCCGCCGAAACCGACGACCTGGAGCGTTACGCGCGCGGCAAGCTGGCGCAGAAGGGCTTGGACATGATCGCCGCCAATTGGGTCGGCGCGGGGCGGGGCTTCGAAACCGAGCACAACGCCCTGCAGGTCTTCTGGGCGGATGGAGGAGCCACGCTGGAAGAAGCGCCCAAAACCGAACTGGCGCGGCAACTGGTGGCACTCATCGGCGCACGCTACGCCGCGGCCAGCCAAAC
- the radC gene encoding RadC family protein — MAIRDWPAAERPREKLLQRGAAALSDAELLAIFLRTGVAGLSAVDLARQLIGDFGGLRPLLEADCKNFCRHKGLGAAKYVQLQATLELGRRHLLATLQRGDALTSPDDTRRFLAARLRGYGHEVFAALFLDNRHRVIAFEELFSGTIDGASVHPREVVKRALGHNAAALILAHNHPSGVAEPSRADESITRRLKEALALVEIRVLDHLVVGDGEIVSLAERGLI, encoded by the coding sequence ATGGCCATCAGGGACTGGCCGGCAGCGGAACGGCCGCGGGAGAAATTGTTGCAGCGGGGCGCTGCGGCCCTGTCCGACGCCGAGCTGCTGGCGATCTTCCTGCGCACCGGAGTGGCGGGCCTGAGTGCGGTGGACCTGGCGCGGCAGCTCATCGGCGACTTCGGCGGGCTGCGTCCACTGCTCGAGGCCGACTGCAAAAACTTCTGCCGCCACAAGGGCTTGGGCGCGGCCAAGTATGTCCAGTTGCAGGCCACCCTGGAGCTGGGACGGCGCCACCTGCTCGCCACCCTGCAACGCGGCGACGCCCTGACCTCACCGGACGACACCCGCCGCTTCCTCGCCGCCCGTCTGCGCGGCTATGGCCACGAGGTGTTCGCCGCCCTGTTCCTGGACAACCGCCACCGCGTCATCGCCTTCGAGGAGCTGTTCAGCGGTACCATCGACGGCGCCTCGGTGCACCCGCGCGAGGTGGTCAAGCGCGCCCTGGGCCATAATGCCGCGGCCCTGATCCTGGCCCACAACCACCCCTCCGGCGTGGCGGAGCCGAGCCGGGCCGACGAATCCATCACCCGCCGCCTCAAGGAGGCGCTGGCCCTGGTGGAGATCCGGGTGCTGGATCACCTCGTCGTCGGCGACGGCGAAATCGTCTCCCTGGCGGAGCGGGGTTTGATCTGA
- the rpmB gene encoding 50S ribosomal protein L28 produces MSRVCKVTGKGPMTGNNVSHANNKTRRRFLPNLQSHRFWVESENRFVRLRVSTKAMRTIDKKGIDAVLAELRAAGEKV; encoded by the coding sequence ATGTCCAGAGTATGTAAGGTTACGGGCAAGGGCCCGATGACCGGTAACAACGTATCGCACGCCAACAACAAGACGCGCCGTCGCTTCCTGCCCAACCTGCAGAGCCACCGCTTCTGGGTCGAGAGCGAAAACCGCTTCGTCCGCCTGCGTGTTTCCACCAAGGCCATGCGCACCATCGACAAGAAGGGCATCGACGCCGTTCTGGCCGAACTGCGTGCCGCCGGCGAGAAGGTCTGA
- the rpmG gene encoding 50S ribosomal protein L33, protein MAKGARDKIKLVSTADTGHFYTTTKNKRTMPEKMEIKKFDPVARKHVVYKEAKIK, encoded by the coding sequence ATGGCCAAGGGCGCACGTGACAAGATCAAGCTGGTGTCCACTGCCGACACCGGTCATTTCTACACCACTACCAAGAACAAGCGCACCATGCCCGAGAAGATGGAGATCAAGAAGTTCGATCCCGTCGCCCGCAAGCATGTGGTGTACAAGGAAGCGAAGATCAAATAA
- a CDS encoding EAL and HDOD domain-containing protein: MDEIFVGRQPIYNRKLEVVGYELLYRSSLHNQAQFLDGDQATGEVILNAFLELGLENISGRYPAFINLSRSFLVGDKPLPFSHKRVVLEVLEDIEPDAAVIEALRRLARNGYIIALDDFVYRPELEPLAELAHIIKVDVLGVDPDALTERVAQLKRHKVRLLAEKVESHDEFERCKQLGFDYFQGYFFCKPNIVRGRSRPVNRLVLMNLLAELQRPETDINKLEKLVAQDAALTYRLLRYVNSPCVAIRRKVESLRRALVIIGANTIKNWITLILFTRIDDKPRELVVTALVRARMCELLGAAYRHEGLDRFFTVGLLSAMDALMDQPMEEVLNELPLVEEVKAALRTRDGHLGHVLEQVLLYEWGAWDKLCQSLDSLTYRQAYLDAVRWAGDSLATVMGSGGPSLDTARTA, from the coding sequence ATGGATGAAATATTCGTCGGGCGCCAGCCCATCTACAACCGCAAACTGGAAGTCGTCGGTTACGAACTCCTTTACCGCAGCAGCCTGCACAACCAGGCGCAATTCCTCGACGGCGATCAGGCCACCGGCGAGGTGATCCTCAATGCCTTCCTCGAACTGGGGCTGGAGAATATTTCCGGCCGCTATCCCGCCTTCATCAATCTCAGCCGCAGCTTTCTCGTCGGCGACAAGCCGCTGCCGTTTTCCCACAAGCGTGTGGTGCTGGAAGTTCTGGAGGACATCGAACCCGATGCGGCGGTGATCGAAGCGCTGCGCCGGCTGGCGCGGAACGGCTACATCATCGCGCTGGATGATTTCGTCTACCGCCCGGAACTGGAGCCACTGGCGGAGCTCGCCCACATCATCAAGGTCGATGTGCTCGGCGTCGACCCCGATGCGCTGACGGAGCGGGTGGCACAGCTGAAGCGCCACAAGGTGCGCCTGCTGGCCGAAAAGGTGGAAAGCCACGACGAGTTCGAGCGCTGCAAGCAGCTCGGCTTCGATTACTTCCAGGGCTACTTCTTCTGCAAACCGAACATCGTGCGCGGCCGCAGCCGGCCGGTGAATCGCCTGGTGCTGATGAATCTGCTGGCGGAGCTGCAACGCCCCGAGACCGACATCAATAAATTGGAAAAACTGGTGGCGCAGGACGCCGCGCTCACCTATCGCCTGCTGCGCTATGTCAACTCGCCCTGCGTCGCCATCCGCCGCAAGGTGGAGTCGTTGCGCCGCGCCCTGGTGATCATCGGCGCCAACACCATCAAGAACTGGATCACCCTGATCCTGTTCACCCGCATCGACGACAAGCCGCGTGAGCTGGTGGTGACGGCGCTGGTGCGCGCACGCATGTGCGAACTGCTCGGTGCTGCATACCGCCACGAAGGACTGGATCGCTTCTTCACCGTCGGCCTGCTGTCGGCCATGGATGCGCTGATGGATCAGCCGATGGAGGAAGTCTTGAACGAGCTACCCCTGGTAGAGGAAGTGAAGGCGGCACTGCGCACGCGCGACGGCCACCTCGGCCACGTGTTGGAGCAGGTATTGCTGTACGAGTGGGGCGCCTGGGACAAGCTGTGCCAAAGCCTGGACAGCCTGACCTACCGCCAGGCTTACCTTGATGCCGTGCGCTGGGCCGGCGACAGTCTCGCCACCGTCATGGGCAGCGGGGGCCCCAGTCTGGATACTGCCCGTACCGCCTAA
- a CDS encoding hydantoinase/oxoprolinase family protein: MLFLGVDTGGTFTDFVLYEDGALRIHKVLSTPEAPERAILQGIGELGLMERLHELHLVHGSTVATNAALEGKGVRTVYIGNRGLRDLLTLGRQARAELYNLQPTPVPPPVPPELCVETGGRLGADGSVVEDLTDDDLAALRRTIERLAPRAVAINLLYSWRDDRFERAIEQALTENLFISRSSAVLPEIREYERGIATWLNAWVGPLVEGYLHRLKHALPCARVAVMQSSGETADAAQAGRQAVRMLLSGPAGGLVGARFVAAQADRRQLLTFDMGGTSTDVALIDGELRLTSEGRIGPWPVAVAQVDMHTIGAGGGSLAWIDGGGLLQVGPQSAGAAPGPACYGHGGTQATVTDANLVLGRLLPGAFLGGGLRLDAAAARAAVARLGESLGLGVEETAAGIVRLADEHMARALRVMSVQRGVDPRSLTLVSFGGAGGLHVCALAESLGMRQALVPVHAGVLSALGMLAAPPGRQLSRTVTGLLADLGPTLEQHYAELMAEGGRALAAEGVDPATVQARRSLDLRYRGQSYTLNIPWSDVASASEAFHIAHQGRFGHRLALPVELVNVRLALAAPALPLQLAAAPRSAAECAGHATLYGVREEASIWQREALAMGQVIDGPALITERVSTTYLAPGWRCRVDPVGNLILDYRA, translated from the coding sequence ATGCTGTTTCTCGGCGTCGACACCGGCGGCACCTTCACCGACTTCGTGCTGTACGAAGACGGTGCACTGCGCATCCACAAGGTGCTGTCCACCCCGGAGGCGCCGGAGCGCGCCATCCTGCAAGGCATCGGCGAGCTCGGCCTGATGGAGCGGCTGCACGAGCTGCACCTGGTGCATGGCTCCACCGTCGCCACCAACGCCGCCCTGGAAGGCAAGGGCGTGCGCACCGTCTACATCGGCAACCGCGGCCTCCGGGATCTGCTCACCCTCGGCCGCCAGGCGCGCGCCGAACTGTACAACCTGCAACCTACACCTGTGCCGCCGCCGGTGCCGCCCGAGCTGTGCGTGGAAACCGGCGGTCGCCTGGGCGCGGACGGCAGCGTAGTGGAAGACCTGACCGATGACGATCTGGCCGCCCTGCGCCGCACCATCGAGCGGCTGGCGCCGCGCGCCGTGGCCATCAACCTGCTCTACTCCTGGCGCGACGACCGCTTCGAGCGCGCCATCGAGCAGGCCCTGACCGAAAACCTGTTCATCTCCCGCTCCTCCGCCGTGCTGCCCGAGATCCGCGAATACGAGCGCGGCATCGCCACCTGGCTCAATGCCTGGGTGGGGCCGCTGGTGGAAGGCTATCTGCATCGCCTGAAGCACGCCCTGCCGTGTGCGCGGGTGGCGGTGATGCAGAGTTCGGGCGAGACGGCGGACGCGGCGCAGGCCGGCCGACAGGCGGTGCGCATGCTGCTGTCGGGACCGGCCGGCGGCCTGGTGGGGGCGCGCTTCGTGGCGGCGCAGGCCGACCGCCGGCAACTGCTCACCTTCGACATGGGGGGCACCTCCACCGACGTCGCCCTCATCGACGGCGAGCTGCGTCTCACCAGCGAGGGGCGCATCGGCCCCTGGCCGGTGGCGGTGGCACAGGTGGACATGCACACCATCGGCGCGGGCGGCGGCTCGCTGGCCTGGATCGACGGCGGCGGCCTGCTGCAGGTGGGGCCGCAGTCCGCGGGAGCGGCGCCGGGACCGGCCTGTTACGGCCACGGCGGCACCCAGGCCACCGTCACCGACGCCAACCTGGTGCTGGGCCGGCTGTTGCCCGGCGCCTTTCTCGGCGGCGGCCTGCGCCTCGATGCGGCGGCGGCGCGCGCCGCCGTGGCGCGGCTGGGCGAGTCGCTGGGGCTGGGGGTGGAGGAGACCGCCGCCGGGATCGTGCGCCTGGCCGACGAGCACATGGCGCGGGCGCTGCGCGTGATGTCGGTGCAGCGCGGCGTCGACCCGCGCAGCCTGACCCTGGTGTCCTTCGGCGGCGCCGGCGGCCTGCATGTCTGCGCCCTGGCCGAGAGCCTCGGCATGCGCCAGGCCCTGGTGCCGGTGCATGCCGGCGTGCTGTCGGCCCTGGGAATGCTGGCGGCGCCCCCGGGACGCCAGCTGTCGCGCACCGTCACCGGCCTGCTGGCCGACCTGGGCCCGACGCTGGAGCAGCATTACGCGGAGCTGATGGCGGAGGGCGGCCGCGCGCTGGCGGCCGAGGGGGTGGACCCCGCCACCGTGCAGGCGCGCCGCAGCCTCGACCTGCGTTACCGCGGCCAGTCCTACACCCTCAATATCCCGTGGAGCGATGTCGCCTCCGCCAGCGAGGCCTTCCACATTGCCCACCAGGGCCGCTTCGGCCATCGCCTCGCCCTGCCGGTGGAACTGGTGAACGTGCGCCTGGCGCTCGCCGCGCCGGCCTTGCCGCTGCAGCTGGCAGCCGCACCGCGAAGTGCGGCAGAGTGCGCGGGTCATGCCACGCTATACGGGGTAAGGGAGGAGGCGAGCATCTGGCAGCGGGAGGCCCTGGCCATGGGCCAGGTCATCGACGGCCCGGCCCTGATCACCGAGCGGGTGTCGACCACCTATCTGGCGCCGGGTTGGCGCTGCCGGGTGGATCCGGTGGGTAATCTGATACTGGATTATCGGGCTTAG
- a CDS encoding sensor domain-containing diguanylate cyclase: MKQETVHTAEGAGRVCARYGFDAAARRHRLELLELGDADQHWAQRLQQEVIAPQVDALVERFYDFQQRFPEIMRAIGNRDNLAHLKNTQRRYLLSLGHDFSGEDYFGERLRIGEIHAQRNIPLSLYQASYRHLQQLLVEAIPAAIPPGSAEHLALCGFISKITALDMTLAIETYHSVRMADLRETVDNLQSEHWRLHEKVGRDTLTGLANRESALNELEAALATVGKRNTQLCLIMSDVDHFKQINDTYGHLTGDKVLQCVAAKLQQLLREFDIVGRFGGEEFIIVLDDTPLEVARKVAERLRRGVEQELVQCDEQNIRLTISLGLTRATARDDVRGLIRRADDALYQAKEEGRNRVVVI, from the coding sequence ATGAAACAAGAGACCGTACACACCGCGGAGGGGGCGGGAAGGGTCTGCGCACGCTATGGTTTCGATGCCGCGGCGCGCCGCCATCGACTCGAACTGCTGGAACTCGGCGATGCCGACCAGCACTGGGCGCAGCGCCTGCAACAGGAGGTGATTGCGCCGCAGGTGGACGCGCTGGTGGAACGCTTCTACGACTTCCAGCAGCGCTTCCCCGAGATCATGCGCGCCATCGGTAACCGCGACAATCTCGCGCACCTCAAAAACACCCAGCGCCGCTACCTGCTCAGCCTGGGACACGACTTCTCCGGCGAGGACTATTTCGGCGAGCGCCTGCGCATCGGCGAGATCCATGCCCAGCGCAACATCCCCCTCAGCCTGTACCAGGCCTCCTACCGCCACCTGCAACAACTGCTGGTCGAGGCCATTCCCGCCGCCATCCCGCCGGGCAGCGCCGAGCACCTGGCACTGTGCGGCTTCATCAGCAAGATCACCGCCCTCGACATGACCCTGGCCATCGAGACCTATCATTCGGTGCGGATGGCGGACCTGCGCGAGACGGTGGACAACCTGCAAAGCGAACACTGGCGTCTGCACGAAAAGGTTGGCCGCGATACCCTCACCGGGCTGGCCAACCGCGAATCGGCGCTGAACGAACTGGAAGCCGCGCTGGCCACGGTAGGGAAACGCAACACCCAGCTGTGCCTGATCATGTCCGATGTGGATCACTTCAAGCAGATCAACGACACCTACGGCCACCTCACCGGCGACAAGGTGTTGCAATGCGTCGCCGCCAAGCTGCAACAGCTGCTGCGCGAGTTCGACATCGTCGGCCGCTTCGGCGGTGAGGAGTTCATCATCGTGCTGGATGACACCCCGCTGGAGGTTGCGCGCAAGGTGGCCGAACGCCTGCGCCGCGGCGTCGAGCAGGAGCTGGTGCAGTGCGATGAGCAGAACATCCGCCTCACCATCAGTCTGGGCCTGACCCGGGCGACGGCACGCGACGACGTGCGCGGCCTGATCCGCCGCGCCGACGATGCCCTGTATCAGGCCAAGGAGGAGGGCCGCAACCGCGTGGTGGTGATCTGA
- a CDS encoding ABC transporter ATP-binding protein, whose amino-acid sequence MDTDTLIDVQHLTRYYGTHRAVHDLSFQVRRGEVLGFLGPNGAGKSTTMQMITGNLAPSEGRVLINGVDLLDEPLRAKAALGYLPEQPPVYRELTVDEYLTYCARLNRIPGARVRAAVATARERCGLADVGRRLIGNLSKGYQQRVGIAQAIIHAPAVVILDEPTVGLDPIQIREIRSLIRELSAEHSVILSTHILPEVQATCDRVQIINKGELVLTDSIDGLTRRMQHAALRVVLRFPPEAARLHAIDGVQEVELLEEGRFRLHHAPEVNPAEAVAAAAVQHGWGLLELTPEHASLEDIFVQLTRNDVAEEAA is encoded by the coding sequence ATGGATACGGATACCCTCATCGACGTACAACACCTGACCCGCTATTACGGCACCCACCGCGCCGTGCACGACCTCAGCTTCCAGGTCCGCCGCGGCGAGGTGCTCGGTTTCCTCGGTCCCAACGGGGCCGGCAAATCCACCACCATGCAGATGATCACCGGCAACCTCGCCCCCAGCGAAGGCCGCGTGCTGATCAACGGCGTCGACCTGCTCGACGAGCCGCTGCGCGCCAAGGCGGCGCTGGGCTACCTGCCGGAGCAGCCGCCGGTGTACCGCGAGCTGACGGTGGACGAATACCTCACCTACTGCGCGCGCCTCAACCGCATCCCGGGTGCGCGGGTGCGCGCCGCGGTGGCGACGGCGCGCGAGCGTTGCGGCCTGGCCGACGTCGGCCGCCGCCTCATCGGCAACCTGTCCAAGGGCTACCAGCAGCGCGTCGGCATCGCCCAGGCGATCATCCACGCCCCGGCGGTGGTGATCCTGGACGAGCCCACCGTCGGCCTCGACCCGATCCAGATCCGCGAGATCCGCAGCCTCATCCGCGAGCTGTCGGCGGAGCACAGCGTGATCCTCTCCACCCACATCCTGCCCGAGGTGCAGGCCACCTGCGACCGCGTGCAGATCATCAACAAGGGCGAGCTGGTGCTCACCGACAGCATCGATGGCCTCACCCGGCGCATGCAACATGCGGCACTGCGCGTGGTGCTGCGCTTCCCGCCCGAGGCGGCGCGGCTGCACGCCATCGACGGCGTGCAGGAGGTCGAGCTGCTGGAGGAGGGGCGCTTCCGCCTGCATCACGCGCCGGAGGTGAACCCGGCCGAGGCGGTGGCGGCGGCGGCGGTGCAGCACGGCTGGGGCCTGCTGGAGCTGACCCCGGAACATGCCTCGCTGGAGGACATCTTCGTGCAGCTCACGCGCAATGACGTGGCGGAGGAGGCGGCATGA
- a CDS encoding ABC transporter permease subunit yields MMIGHIAMRELRTLFLSPLAWSILAVVQFILAWLFLSQLDQYIRLQPQIALMQSPPGLAEVIVAPLFGSAGIVMLLVVPLITMRLVSDERRARTLPLLFSAPVSMSEIILGKYLGVMAFLSIMLGLIALMPLSLLVAGSLDLGQFASGLLGLFLMLAAFAALGLYISTLTAQPTVAAVASFGALLLLWVINLAGNAVDDSGSRGIFAWLSLQQHYEALLRGIFDSSDLVYYLLFIAVFLVFAVRRLDADRLQH; encoded by the coding sequence ATGATGATCGGCCATATCGCCATGCGCGAATTGCGCACCCTGTTCCTCTCGCCGCTGGCCTGGAGCATCCTGGCCGTGGTGCAGTTCATCCTCGCCTGGCTGTTCCTGTCGCAACTGGATCAGTACATCCGCCTGCAGCCGCAGATTGCGCTGATGCAGTCGCCGCCGGGCCTGGCCGAGGTGATCGTCGCGCCGCTGTTCGGCAGCGCCGGCATCGTCATGCTGCTGGTGGTCCCGCTGATCACCATGCGCCTGGTGAGCGACGAGCGCCGCGCGCGCACCCTGCCGCTGCTGTTCTCGGCGCCGGTGTCGATGAGCGAGATCATCCTCGGCAAGTATCTCGGCGTGATGGCGTTTCTCTCGATCATGCTCGGCCTCATCGCGCTGATGCCGCTGTCGCTGCTCGTCGCCGGCAGTCTCGACCTCGGCCAGTTCGCCAGCGGCCTGCTCGGCCTGTTCCTGATGCTGGCCGCCTTCGCCGCGCTGGGTCTGTACATCTCGACGCTGACCGCGCAGCCGACGGTGGCGGCGGTGGCCAGCTTCGGCGCGCTGCTGCTGCTGTGGGTGATCAATCTGGCCGGCAATGCGGTGGACGATTCCGGCTCGCGCGGCATCTTCGCCTGGCTGTCGCTGCAGCAGCACTACGAAGCCCTGCTGCGCGGCATCTTCGACAGCAGCGACCTGGTGTACTACCTGCTGTTCATCGCCGTGTTCCTGGTCTTCGCGGTGCGCCGTCTCGACGCCGACCGCCTGCAACATTGA
- a CDS encoding GldG family protein encodes MEANKKNRRLLRLQGASFAVLFLAAVGLVAWLSTRYHFQADWTAAGRHTLAPASVALLAELQDPIRITAFARQSELVATRRQISDLVGRYQRHKPDLTLNFVDPDMAPDRVRDEGISMDGEMVVEYQGRKLHVQQLTEQALTNTLHKLARSAERKVLFLEGHGERNPEGGANHDYGAFGEQLRNKGFHLARLNLTATPEIPADASLLVIASPQVDLFPGEVRLIQDYVERGGNLLWLAEPEGRHQLDPLAAQLGLAFHPGTVVDPTTQLLGIDNAAFSVVVEYPQHAIVRDLASVTLFPFAAAIDAGKAGETWQATPFLRTVPRAWAETGVMQGAISYDAGSDVAGPLTLAVALERTRPAAEMDTQDNKEPAADDHDAAGPQQRVVVIGDGDFLANAYLGNGANLELGERLINWLSHDDALMHIPPKAAVDTRLELSPLLSGIIGVSFLFLIPGGLVIAGVVIWLKRRKR; translated from the coding sequence ATGGAAGCGAACAAGAAAAACCGCCGTCTCCTGCGCCTGCAAGGCGCCTCGTTTGCCGTGCTGTTCCTCGCCGCCGTCGGCCTCGTCGCCTGGCTCAGCACGCGCTACCACTTCCAGGCCGACTGGACCGCCGCCGGCCGCCATACCCTGGCGCCGGCCAGTGTGGCACTGCTCGCCGAGCTGCAGGACCCGATCCGCATCACCGCCTTTGCGCGCCAGAGCGAACTGGTGGCGACGCGGCGCCAGATCAGCGACCTGGTCGGGCGCTATCAGCGCCACAAGCCGGACCTGACGCTGAATTTCGTCGACCCGGACATGGCGCCCGATCGCGTGCGCGACGAAGGGATCAGCATGGATGGCGAGATGGTGGTGGAGTATCAGGGCCGCAAGCTGCACGTGCAGCAGCTGACCGAGCAGGCGCTGACCAACACCCTGCACAAGCTGGCGCGCAGCGCCGAGCGCAAGGTGCTGTTCCTGGAGGGGCACGGCGAGCGCAACCCGGAAGGCGGCGCCAATCACGACTACGGCGCCTTCGGCGAGCAGTTGCGCAACAAGGGTTTTCATCTCGCCCGTCTCAATCTCACCGCCACGCCGGAGATCCCCGCCGACGCCTCGCTGCTGGTGATCGCCAGTCCGCAGGTGGATCTGTTCCCCGGCGAGGTGCGCCTGATACAGGACTATGTCGAACGCGGCGGCAACCTGCTGTGGCTGGCCGAACCGGAGGGACGCCACCAGCTCGATCCGCTGGCGGCGCAACTGGGGCTCGCCTTCCATCCCGGCACCGTGGTCGACCCGACCACGCAACTGCTCGGTATCGACAACGCCGCGTTCTCGGTGGTGGTGGAATATCCGCAGCACGCCATCGTGCGCGACCTCGCCAGCGTGACCCTGTTCCCCTTCGCCGCCGCCATCGATGCCGGCAAGGCGGGCGAGACGTGGCAGGCGACGCCGTTCCTGCGCACCGTGCCGCGCGCCTGGGCGGAGACCGGCGTGATGCAGGGGGCGATCAGCTACGACGCCGGCAGCGACGTCGCCGGCCCGCTCACGCTGGCCGTTGCGCTGGAGCGGACGCGTCCGGCGGCGGAAATGGACACGCAAGACAACAAGGAACCCGCGGCGGATGATCACGACGCAGCCGGACCGCAGCAGCGTGTGGTGGTGATCGGCGACGGCGATTTCCTCGCCAACGCCTATCTCGGCAACGGCGCCAATCTGGAGCTGGGCGAGCGTCTGATCAACTGGCTGAGCCATGACGATGCGCTGATGCACATCCCGCCCAAGGCCGCCGTCGACACGCGCCTGGAGCTGTCGCCGTTGCTGTCCGGCATCATCGGCGTCAGCTTCCTGTTCCTCATCCCCGGCGGTCTGGTGATCGCCGGTGTGGTGATCTGGCTGAAGCGTCGCAAGCGTTAA
- a CDS encoding DUF4340 domain-containing protein: MNKRNLLNLVLLLVVAGLGLLAWLEPGRSPEPQAVKITGLDPAAIEHIRIERPAGLLEMVRRDGRWQLTAPQAAPANTVRTDAIVSVAAIDSLNQQPITGLDLATYGLDEPKARLQLNDVTIDFGAAAPLDNRRYVRVGDTLHLIPDLRYYQLIGHWSGYVSLRLLEDGTQLERIELPQRVLVNDNGSWVPEPKPEQWSADAATALAQRWQTVQAMEVREYKGAATGAEVRLHLRGQERPLRLVIAAREPELVLVRPDLGLAYHLVASQAQELLELSAPQQDQEP, encoded by the coding sequence ATGAACAAGCGCAATCTGCTCAATCTGGTGTTGTTGCTGGTGGTGGCGGGGCTCGGCCTGCTGGCCTGGCTGGAGCCGGGGCGCAGTCCCGAGCCGCAGGCGGTGAAGATCACCGGGCTCGACCCCGCGGCCATCGAGCATATCCGCATCGAACGTCCGGCCGGGTTGCTGGAAATGGTGCGCCGCGATGGCCGCTGGCAGCTGACCGCGCCGCAGGCGGCACCGGCCAATACCGTCCGTACCGATGCCATCGTCAGCGTCGCCGCCATCGACAGCCTCAACCAGCAGCCCATCACCGGTCTCGACCTCGCCACCTACGGCCTGGACGAACCGAAGGCGCGGTTGCAGCTCAACGATGTCACCATCGACTTCGGCGCCGCCGCACCGCTGGACAACCGCCGCTATGTCCGTGTCGGCGATACCCTGCATCTGATCCCCGATCTGCGCTACTACCAGCTCATCGGCCACTGGAGCGGCTACGTCAGCCTGCGCCTGCTGGAGGACGGCACGCAGCTGGAGCGCATCGAGCTGCCGCAGCGCGTGCTGGTCAACGACAACGGCAGCTGGGTGCCGGAGCCGAAACCGGAACAGTGGTCGGCCGACGCCGCCACCGCACTGGCGCAGCGCTGGCAGACCGTGCAGGCGATGGAGGTGCGCGAATACAAGGGCGCCGCAACGGGTGCTGAGGTGCGGCTGCACCTGCGCGGACAGGAGCGGCCGCTGCGCCTCGTGATCGCGGCGCGCGAGCCGGAGCTGGTGCTGGTGCGGCCCGATCTCGGTCTGGCCTATCATCTGGTCGCCAGCCAGGCGCAGGAGCTGCTGGAGCTGTCCGCCCCGCAACAGGATCAAGAACCGTAG